In Marinobacter salinisoli, the DNA window AACTACCCTCCGTATGAATACCTGGAGAACGGACAAGCGGCCGGTACCGATGTAGACACCGTCAGCGCTGTACTGGCGGTTATGGGCTACGAACCCAGGTTTCGGATCTTGCCCTGGGCCCGGGCCGAACTGATGGCCCGAAACGGCTCGGCAGACCTGATCTTTTCCCTGACGGCTTCGCCGGAACGGAGCCAGTTCTATGTATTTACCGACCCGATCAGCACGGCCCGGGACGTATTCTACGCCCGCAAGGATGATGACCTGTCCTGGAACGACTACGACGACCTGTCTGGACGCAAGATCGCCCTTGCCGAACACTACAGCTACGCCCCAGACTTTATGGACTGGATAGCCCGGACCAAGCCGGACACCGTTCGGCTGCAGCAGGAACGCCCCAATCTGGCCGGGCTGCGCATGGTCGGCAAGGGCCGCGCCGATGTCTTCATCTGCGAACAGTCCGCCTGCGACCATCTGATCCGCCAGCACCGGAAGCGTTTCCCGGAACTGGCGATGCTCAAGGCGGTACCAGGCGTCATAGGCAAGGAGCGATTCTTCCGTGCCGGTTTTTCCCGGCAACACCCCCAGGCCGATCAGTTAGCGGCCGAGTTCAACGCCGCCCTGAAGCAACTGGCCACCGGCGTTTCCGACTAAAGTCGCGTAAAAAATACGGCAACCACTTATCTGGCCTTGCCAACAAGCCAGGTTTGGTCCCATATACTGGTCTGGACACTTTTTCACCGCAGACTGGACATATGGATATCCAAACCGAACACCGCTACGCCATCAACCTGAACGTCCGGGGCATCCAGCCTTCCTCAACCCTCCGCATCAATGAACTGAGCAACCAGCTCAAGGCCGAAGGCAAGGAAATCATCAAGCTGGGCCTGGGGCAGTCCCCGTTCCCGGTACCTGACCGGGTGGTAAAAGCACTGCAAGCGCACGCGCACGAAAAGGACTACCTGCCGGTAAAAGGTCTGAAAGGCCTGCGCGAAGCCATTGCCGGCTACATCAATCGGGGGGCAAAACTGCGCTGCACCTGGGAAGACGTGCTGATCGGCCCGGGCTCCAAGGAGCTTCTGTTCATCCTGCAACTGGCCTATTACGGTGACCTGCTCATTCCCCGCCCGAGCTGGGTGTCGTACGCCCCCCAGGCGCGCATCATCGGGCGTTCGGTGCACTGGTTGCCGACCCACGCCGAGAATAACTGGCAACTGACGGCCGAGGAACTGGATATCATCTGCCGGGATGACCCTACCCGGCCGCGCATCCTGATCCTGAACTACCCCTCCAATCCCACCGGCTGCACCTACACCGAAGACCAGCTGTTGGCGATCGCCAATGTGGCGCGGAAATACCGGCTGATCCTGTTGTCGGATGAAATTTACGGCGAGGTGCACTTCGAGGGTAAGCACAAATCCATTGCCCGCTATTACCCGGAGGGCACCATCATCAGCACCGGTCTGAGCAAGTGGGCCGGGGCCGGTGGCTGGCGCCTGGGTACCTTCATATTTCCGCCCGAACTGCGCCCGCTGCTGGATGCCATGGCCATCATCGCCAGCGAAACCTTCACCTCCACCAGCGCACCTATCCAATATGCGGCCATTCCTGCCTTCGAGGGCGGCGAAGACATCGAGGACTACCTGGTGCAATCCCGCCGGGTACTCAAGGTGATTGGTGAGTACGTCCATCGCCGGCTGACCGAGATGGGCGCCGAGGTCCAGAAGCCCGAGGGGGCGTTCTACCTGTTCCCGAACTTCTCTGCATTCCGGGACCAACTCGACAAACGGGATATCAAGACCAGCCAGGCGTTCTGCCAGGCGCTGCTGGAGAACACCGGGGTGGCCATCCTGCCTGCCAGCGACTTCGGTTTTGTACCGGACCACCTTGGTGCCCGCCTGGCGTTCGTCGACTTTGACGGTGCACAGGCGCTTGCCCTGGCGGCCACCGAATTTGCCGATGCAGAGCTGAATGACGCGTTTGTCCAGCAGGCCTGCCCGCGCATTGTGCTGGCCATGGACAAAATGGAGCGCTGGCTGGGCAGCCTCTGAGCCGCCCATGCTAGACTGGTGCCCTCATTTCCAGACCACACACCTGGGGGCACCGTGACCAACCCGACATCCGTCAACGAGATCACCGACTTCGCTGACAGCCTGGCCCGAGAAGCGGGTGAGCTGATCCGCCGCGAACGGGAACAGAATACCCTGCGCACGGATTACAAGGAGCAGACGGAGCTGGTCACCCATGCGGACGTGCTCGCCGACCAGCTGATCACCGCCGCCATCCGGAAACGTTTTCCCGGACACCGCATTCTATCCGAAGAAACCATGCCGGACCTGAGCCAGGCCGAGCACCTGGACACGCCGCTGTGGATCGTTGATCCCATCGACGGCACCGTAAACTATGCCTACGGGCACCCGCAGGTGGCGGTCTCCATTGCCTATGCGGAAAAAGGACGGGTTCAGGTGGGTGTTGTGCATGCGCCTTTTTCGAACGAGACGTTCCTGGCCCGCCGGGGCAACGGGGCGACACTGAACGGCAACAGCATTCAGCACAGTGGCGCGACGGAACTGCGCCAATCACTGTTTGCCACCGGCTTCCCCTACACCAAGGACAACCTGCAACCGCTGGTGAGCCGGTTGGACGCCATGATTCACCAGTGCCGGGATTTGCGCCGTATCGGTTCCGCTGCTCTGGATATCTGCTGGGTAGCGTGCGGGCGACTGGACATCTACTACGAGAACGTGAGCCCCTGGGATTTTGCCGCGGCCCGGCTGATTGCCATCGAGGCCGGCGCTAAAGCCGGCCATTTCAGCGAGGTGCCCGAGGGCTACCCGGCGGATTT includes these proteins:
- a CDS encoding substrate-binding periplasmic protein; translation: MFRYSFLLITTMLCALPFAHAEKPLIQAVTTNYPPYEYLENGQAAGTDVDTVSAVLAVMGYEPRFRILPWARAELMARNGSADLIFSLTASPERSQFYVFTDPISTARDVFYARKDDDLSWNDYDDLSGRKIALAEHYSYAPDFMDWIARTKPDTVRLQQERPNLAGLRMVGKGRADVFICEQSACDHLIRQHRKRFPELAMLKAVPGVIGKERFFRAGFSRQHPQADQLAAEFNAALKQLATGVSD
- a CDS encoding pyridoxal phosphate-dependent aminotransferase, with the protein product MDIQTEHRYAINLNVRGIQPSSTLRINELSNQLKAEGKEIIKLGLGQSPFPVPDRVVKALQAHAHEKDYLPVKGLKGLREAIAGYINRGAKLRCTWEDVLIGPGSKELLFILQLAYYGDLLIPRPSWVSYAPQARIIGRSVHWLPTHAENNWQLTAEELDIICRDDPTRPRILILNYPSNPTGCTYTEDQLLAIANVARKYRLILLSDEIYGEVHFEGKHKSIARYYPEGTIISTGLSKWAGAGGWRLGTFIFPPELRPLLDAMAIIASETFTSTSAPIQYAAIPAFEGGEDIEDYLVQSRRVLKVIGEYVHRRLTEMGAEVQKPEGAFYLFPNFSAFRDQLDKRDIKTSQAFCQALLENTGVAILPASDFGFVPDHLGARLAFVDFDGAQALALAATEFADAELNDAFVQQACPRIVLAMDKMERWLGSL
- a CDS encoding inositol monophosphatase family protein; this translates as MTNPTSVNEITDFADSLAREAGELIRREREQNTLRTDYKEQTELVTHADVLADQLITAAIRKRFPGHRILSEETMPDLSQAEHLDTPLWIVDPIDGTVNYAYGHPQVAVSIAYAEKGRVQVGVVHAPFSNETFLARRGNGATLNGNSIQHSGATELRQSLFATGFPYTKDNLQPLVSRLDAMIHQCRDLRRIGSAALDICWVACGRLDIYYENVSPWDFAAARLIAIEAGAKAGHFSEVPEGYPADLWGRDILISAPAIWQPVRDLLRSASGYA